The following DNA comes from Candidatus Eisenbacteria bacterium.
AGCGCGGGCACGGGGTCTTAGGATCGGTCGGATCGGCGCTCAGCTCATCGGCCCGGAAGCGGGCCTTGCACTCCTTGCAGTCCACCATCGGGTCGGTGAAGTTCTCGACGTGGCCCGACGCCTCCCAAACCCTGGGCGCCATGAGGATCGCCGCGTCGAGCCCCTCGATGTCGTCCCTGAGCTGGGTCATCGAACGGAACCAGAGGCGCTTGACGTTGTTCTTCAGCCGCACGCCCAGGGGCCCGTAGTCCCA
Coding sequences within:
- a CDS encoding glycine--tRNA ligase — protein: MEKVMEKVVALCKRRGFVFPSSEIYGGINACWDYGPLGVRLKNNVKRLWFRSMTQLRDDIEGLDAAILMAPRVWEASGHVENFTDPMVDCKECKARFRADELSADPTDPKTPCPR